The following proteins are encoded in a genomic region of Dissulfuribacter thermophilus:
- the nuoL gene encoding NADH-quinone oxidoreductase subunit L, which yields MEHYIFLIPLFPFLGFVLNGLLGKRLGKNFVSCVGCASIGFAFITAATVFWDLLGRHPEERTLVNVLWSWMAVGGFKVDLAFMVDQLSGLMIMIVTGVGFLIHIYSIGYMHEDESYWRYFAYLNMFVFFMSLLVLGANYLVMFVGWEGVGLASYLLIGFWYEGNENADAGKKAFIVNRIGDFGFVLGMFLIFMLFGSLSYLDVFPKAFEMYEEGHLALNSPLLVAACLLLFLGATGKSAQIPLYVWLPDAMAGPTPVSALIHAATMVTAGVYMVARSNILYTLAPTATLVVALVAATTALFAATIGILQNDIKKVLAYSTVSQLGYMFIGVGVTAYWAGVFHLMTHAFFKACLFLCSGSVIHAMGGDQDMRHMGGLAKKMPITYITMLVATIAIAGIPPFAGFFSKDEILWKAFNYPYFPTMGKIIWFMGTLGAAITAFYMFRLIFMTFHGEFRGTEEQKHHLHESPYVMTIPLMILAVLSFTGGWLGISPLIGHALGGVPNVLEHFLEPVFEHSAEVLEKIPGPEYGHGVEIALMTTSVVVALIGICFAYNIYIRKYPELPAKLKERYAMYHDLIYNKYYIDEIYFTVFVYPLYYLAIFLWKIIDVLIIDGIGVNGPAWLTQRGSYIFSRVHNGHLQTYGAFMLLGLVGILWYFLMP from the coding sequence ATGGAACACTACATATTTCTCATACCGCTTTTTCCGTTCCTAGGGTTTGTTTTAAACGGCCTCCTAGGAAAGCGCCTAGGGAAAAACTTCGTATCCTGTGTTGGGTGCGCTAGTATTGGATTTGCCTTCATAACCGCAGCTACCGTGTTCTGGGATCTCCTTGGCAGGCATCCTGAGGAGAGAACATTAGTAAACGTTCTGTGGTCATGGATGGCGGTTGGAGGGTTTAAGGTAGATCTGGCCTTTATGGTTGACCAACTCTCAGGACTCATGATCATGATCGTCACGGGAGTTGGCTTCCTCATCCACATCTACAGCATTGGATATATGCATGAGGACGAGTCATACTGGAGATACTTTGCCTATCTCAATATGTTCGTGTTCTTCATGTCTCTCCTCGTGCTAGGAGCAAATTACCTTGTGATGTTCGTCGGTTGGGAAGGCGTTGGTCTGGCATCCTATCTCCTCATAGGATTCTGGTATGAAGGTAATGAAAATGCCGATGCTGGAAAGAAGGCCTTTATAGTCAACAGGATAGGTGACTTTGGCTTCGTATTGGGGATGTTCTTGATCTTCATGTTGTTTGGCTCATTGTCCTATCTCGATGTCTTTCCAAAGGCCTTTGAAATGTATGAGGAAGGTCATCTCGCCTTGAACTCACCATTGTTGGTTGCAGCATGTCTGCTGCTGTTCCTTGGGGCCACAGGTAAATCTGCTCAGATTCCACTTTATGTGTGGTTGCCCGATGCAATGGCTGGTCCCACTCCTGTTTCAGCCCTTATCCACGCTGCAACCATGGTCACGGCAGGTGTTTACATGGTAGCCAGGTCCAACATCCTCTATACCCTGGCACCAACTGCTACATTGGTGGTAGCACTTGTGGCAGCTACAACCGCTCTATTTGCAGCTACAATAGGAATACTTCAAAACGACATAAAAAAGGTCTTGGCATACTCAACAGTCAGTCAGCTTGGCTACATGTTCATCGGTGTTGGCGTCACAGCCTATTGGGCTGGAGTATTCCACCTAATGACCCACGCATTTTTCAAGGCATGTCTCTTCCTCTGCTCTGGTTCTGTCATTCACGCCATGGGCGGAGATCAGGACATGAGGCATATGGGCGGCCTAGCAAAGAAGATGCCGATTACCTATATCACCATGCTAGTGGCTACCATCGCAATCGCTGGTATCCCACCGTTTGCAGGCTTCTTCAGTAAGGATGAGATCCTTTGGAAGGCATTTAATTACCCATACTTCCCAACTATGGGTAAAATAATATGGTTTATGGGCACGCTTGGTGCAGCCATCACCGCCTTTTACATGTTCAGGCTGATCTTCATGACCTTTCACGGTGAATTCAGAGGGACTGAAGAACAGAAGCATCATCTGCACGAATCTCCATATGTCATGACAATTCCATTGATGATCCTTGCAGTCCTTTCATTCACAGGCGGATGGCTTGGAATATCGCCTTTAATTGGACATGCCCTTGGGGGTGTGCCAAATGTGCTAGAACACTTCCTTGAACCCGTATTTGAACACTCAGCCGAGGTACTTGAAAAGATTCCAGGACCAGAATACGGCCACGGTGTAGAAATAGCCCTTATGACTACTTCAGTAGTGGTCGCCTTAATTGGAATCTGTTTTGCCTACAACATATACATTAGGAAATACCCAGAGCTGCCTGCCAAGCTCAAGGAACGTTATGCCATGTACCATGACCTCATCTATAACAAGTACTATATAGATGAGATCTACTTTACTGTGTTTGTATACCCACTCTATTATCTGGCCATATTCCTATGGAAGATAATAGATGTCCTTATAATTGACGGAATCGGTGTAAACGGGCCAGCTTGGTTGACACAAAGGGGCTCCTACATCTTCAGTAGAGTTCATAATGGTCACCTCCAGACCTATGGTGCATTCATGCTCTTAGGACTGGTTGGGATACTGTGGTATTTCTTAATGCCATAA
- the nuoK gene encoding NADH-quinone oxidoreductase subunit NuoK, producing MAGLTEYIILASVLFGIGAIGFLTRRNALILFMCVEMMLNSVNLMLVAFSHFRADMAGQVMVLFIYAVAAAEVAVGLAILIALFRHVKDVDITKFHLLRW from the coding sequence ATGGCTGGTCTTACAGAGTACATAATACTTGCATCTGTCCTCTTTGGGATAGGTGCCATAGGGTTTCTGACGAGGCGAAATGCCCTGATACTCTTTATGTGTGTGGAAATGATGTTGAATTCAGTGAATTTGATGTTAGTGGCATTTTCGCATTTCAGGGCGGATATGGCAGGTCAGGTCATGGTGCTTTTCATATATGCCGTGGCAGCAGCAGAAGTTGCTGTTGGTCTTGCTATCTTGATAGCATTGTTTAGGCACGTGAAAGACGTAGACATTACAAAATTTCATCTATTACGCTGGTAA
- a CDS encoding NADH-quinone oxidoreductase subunit J family protein → MDPYFLVFAIMALGAGVFTISARDALPSALGLLTVFIALSALYLHLHAPLIAIFQVTIYAGAILVLIVFVIMLLMSPGQTLRHLQKNLSYRIMGGILGASMIALLVIGLKGLSDMSRPRELPQGFGHPSQFGDLFFKDYLMHFEVASILLLVALIGAIYLAKRKA, encoded by the coding sequence ATGGATCCATATTTCCTGGTATTCGCAATAATGGCCCTGGGGGCCGGAGTGTTTACGATCAGTGCAAGGGATGCACTACCCAGCGCTCTTGGACTACTCACGGTATTCATAGCGCTGTCGGCCTTATACCTGCATCTCCATGCGCCGCTTATAGCGATATTTCAGGTAACCATTTATGCAGGGGCGATATTGGTGCTCATTGTGTTCGTCATAATGCTCTTGATGAGTCCGGGACAAACACTTCGACACCTTCAGAAAAACCTATCCTATAGGATAATGGGGGGAATATTGGGAGCATCTATGATTGCGCTCCTAGTCATAGGGCTGAAGGGTCTCAGTGATATGAGTAGGCCGAGGGAGCTACCGCAAGGCTTTGGGCATCCCTCACAGTTTGGCGATCTGTTCTTCAAGGACTATTTGATGCACTTTGAGGTAGCATCAATTCTATTGCTCGTGGCCTTAATCGGTGCAATTTACCTTGCAAAAAGAAAGGCATGA
- a CDS encoding NuoI/complex I 23 kDa subunit family protein, whose protein sequence is MAKPVVKREYTFGERIYLWEILKGLKITWKHFTFNVRASFRKGPHTVPTCWQYPWDKREISPIFRGEHMLTLDEEGREKCIGCGMCARICPAQCITVKRGKVKEGEEHKYAGKTYCEEFEIDLLRCIFCGFCEETCPKDAIKLGQGYELADYSREACLANKDRLMANFFKAKEEGKLKPPRKPVPVVKVEKKGPVKKQAGEAKAPKKTTKKETE, encoded by the coding sequence ATGGCAAAGCCAGTTGTAAAAAGAGAATATACGTTTGGAGAGAGGATTTACCTCTGGGAGATTCTCAAGGGATTAAAGATTACTTGGAAGCACTTCACGTTCAACGTGCGTGCATCCTTTAGAAAGGGGCCGCATACGGTCCCAACGTGCTGGCAGTATCCCTGGGATAAGCGCGAGATCTCCCCAATCTTCAGAGGGGAACACATGCTCACCCTCGATGAAGAGGGAAGGGAAAAGTGTATTGGTTGCGGGATGTGCGCGAGGATCTGCCCTGCCCAGTGTATTACGGTCAAAAGGGGTAAGGTGAAGGAAGGTGAAGAGCACAAGTACGCAGGAAAGACTTACTGTGAAGAGTTCGAGATTGATCTCCTGAGGTGCATATTCTGTGGATTCTGCGAAGAGACCTGCCCCAAAGATGCAATTAAATTGGGTCAGGGGTACGAGTTGGCTGATTATTCCAGGGAGGCATGCCTTGCAAACAAGGATAGGCTGATGGCCAACTTCTTCAAGGCAAAGGAGGAGGGGAAGCTTAAGCCCCCAAGAAAACCCGTACCAGTAGTTAAGGTGGAAAAGAAAGGGCCTGTAAAGAAGCAGGCTGGAGAGGCAAAAGCTCCCAAAAAGACCACCAAAAAGGAGACAGAATAA
- the nuoH gene encoding NADH-quinone oxidoreductase subunit NuoH: protein MEGWGIALIKVVFIWTWTLIIATVMTWVERRGSAMIQDRLGPNIAGPFGLFQPLADGIKLFTKEDIVPEKAKKILFALGPVLFALPAFSAYAVIPFGDKIIIGGKEIILQVSDVNIGFLYIIALGSMAVYGIVVGGWGSNNKYSILGGLRSTAQLISYEVPFGLALLAAVLVYGTFSLREISLMQQGTFLGFLPNWGVFKQPLGFILFIVTAYCEANRVPFDLPEAESEIVAGYHTEYGSMRLGLYLFGEYVNMYTLSALMVTLYFGAWHLPYIDMSQFLGPVAYGIASFLVFFLKVCFFLWLFVWVRWTVPRFRYDQVMGLGWKSLIPLALLNLFITALFVQLSI, encoded by the coding sequence ATGGAAGGTTGGGGTATTGCACTAATAAAAGTAGTTTTTATATGGACGTGGACTCTAATCATAGCAACTGTTATGACGTGGGTTGAAAGAAGGGGTTCTGCTATGATTCAGGACAGGCTGGGTCCAAACATAGCAGGTCCGTTTGGTCTGTTTCAGCCCCTTGCTGACGGTATCAAGCTCTTCACCAAGGAGGACATCGTCCCAGAAAAGGCGAAGAAGATATTGTTTGCCCTGGGACCAGTTCTCTTTGCCTTGCCAGCCTTTTCTGCCTACGCAGTAATTCCCTTTGGCGACAAGATCATCATTGGCGGTAAAGAGATAATTCTCCAGGTTTCGGACGTAAACATAGGTTTTCTATACATAATTGCCCTGGGATCAATGGCTGTTTACGGAATCGTCGTTGGTGGATGGGGTTCAAACAATAAATACTCCATCCTGGGTGGACTCCGTTCAACAGCTCAGCTCATATCCTACGAGGTGCCCTTTGGCCTGGCTCTACTGGCTGCAGTCTTGGTATACGGGACTTTTAGCCTGAGAGAGATCTCATTGATGCAGCAGGGAACGTTCCTAGGTTTTCTCCCCAATTGGGGTGTTTTCAAGCAGCCATTAGGCTTTATCCTCTTTATCGTTACTGCATATTGTGAGGCAAATAGGGTGCCCTTCGACTTACCAGAGGCAGAAAGTGAAATTGTAGCCGGTTATCATACTGAGTACGGCTCAATGCGCCTCGGTCTATATCTGTTCGGCGAATATGTAAACATGTATACCCTATCAGCCCTAATGGTTACCCTCTACTTTGGTGCATGGCATCTACCCTATATTGACATGAGCCAGTTTTTGGGACCTGTTGCCTATGGGATAGCGTCTTTTCTGGTGTTTTTCCTAAAGGTATGTTTCTTTCTGTGGCTGTTTGTGTGGGTACGCTGGACAGTACCTAGGTTCAGATACGACCAGGTCATGGGACTTGGTTGGAAGTCACTGATTCCATTGGCATTGTTAAACCTTTTCATAACCGCTCTCTTTGTTCAGCTTTCTATATAG
- a CDS encoding NADH-quinone oxidoreductase subunit D produces the protein MARDDYVKINIGPSHPAMHGTLRVIAETDGETIINADPEIGYLHRGVEKLGEHLTYHQFIPITDRLNYCSAIANNVSYEMAVEKLMGLEVPEKAQLIRLIMMELARIADHIVCIGILGVDLGAFTPFFYLFIQREEIYEIFEWYNGARLTNTFGRIGGVEADLPEDFEARWNELKPNLLKAIDETDKLLTHNRIWMDRTIGTTAFSPEDALNWGFTGPCLRACGVKRDLRKDEPYCLYDRFEFDIPVGKNGDVFDRYWVRMLEMYESIKIIDQAIEMYKEMPEDAPLMAKVPKVMKAPEQEIYSAIESPNGELGFYIKGDGSDKPYRIKIRPPCYMVYQAFPELVKGEMIADLIACLSSLNIIAGELDR, from the coding sequence GTGGCTAGGGATGATTATGTAAAGATAAATATTGGCCCCTCACACCCGGCAATGCACGGAACGCTTCGTGTCATTGCTGAGACGGATGGTGAGACCATAATAAATGCTGACCCAGAGATAGGCTATCTGCACAGGGGTGTTGAGAAGTTAGGAGAACATTTAACCTACCATCAGTTCATACCTATTACTGACAGATTGAATTACTGTTCAGCAATAGCAAATAATGTCTCCTATGAGATGGCAGTTGAAAAGCTCATGGGGCTAGAGGTCCCTGAAAAGGCCCAGCTCATTAGGCTCATCATGATGGAGCTGGCAAGGATCGCAGACCACATTGTCTGTATTGGGATCCTTGGAGTGGATTTAGGGGCCTTCACCCCATTTTTCTATCTGTTCATACAGCGTGAAGAAATATATGAAATTTTTGAGTGGTATAACGGAGCAAGGCTTACGAACACCTTTGGTAGAATTGGTGGGGTCGAGGCAGACCTTCCGGAAGATTTCGAGGCCCGCTGGAACGAACTCAAGCCAAATCTGCTGAAGGCCATTGACGAAACAGACAAGCTCCTCACTCACAATCGTATCTGGATGGACCGTACCATCGGAACTACAGCATTTTCTCCTGAAGATGCTTTAAATTGGGGATTCACCGGACCGTGCCTCAGGGCCTGTGGAGTGAAACGGGATCTGAGAAAAGACGAACCCTATTGCCTTTATGATAGGTTTGAATTTGACATTCCTGTTGGAAAAAACGGTGACGTCTTTGATAGGTACTGGGTGCGTATGCTCGAGATGTACGAGTCCATCAAGATCATCGACCAGGCCATCGAGATGTACAAGGAAATGCCAGAAGACGCGCCATTGATGGCAAAGGTCCCCAAAGTCATGAAGGCACCAGAGCAAGAGATCTATTCTGCAATAGAGTCTCCAAACGGAGAGCTCGGATTTTATATAAAGGGCGATGGTTCTGACAAGCCCTATAGAATCAAGATCAGACCACCATGCTACATGGTCTATCAGGCGTTTCCAGAACTGGTAAAAGGGGAGATGATCGCAGACCTTATAGCATGTTTGAGTAGTCTAAACATCATTGCCGGAGAATTGGACCGGTAG
- a CDS encoding NADH-quinone oxidoreductase subunit C — translation MQLKERIMRCLGSDVLAITEYQGDIVVEVGKNRIRTVMEKLKNDPDLSMDFLSDVLGVDNKALYEKAKKKAKKKDEAEAEEPKGPPPPRFEVVYLLLSLKSNERMMVKVRVPEDDLEVPTVTDLWKAATWPEREAYDMFGIRFKGHPDLRRLLMWDEFPAYPLRKDYPLEGQGEERILIYDA, via the coding sequence ATGCAGTTAAAAGAAAGGATAATGCGCTGTCTGGGATCAGACGTTTTGGCCATTACCGAATATCAGGGCGACATAGTTGTGGAGGTTGGCAAAAACCGCATTCGCACAGTGATGGAAAAGCTCAAGAATGACCCGGATCTCAGTATGGACTTCTTGAGTGACGTCCTAGGTGTAGATAATAAGGCCCTCTATGAAAAGGCCAAGAAAAAGGCCAAGAAAAAGGATGAAGCCGAAGCAGAAGAACCCAAGGGGCCACCGCCACCAAGGTTTGAGGTGGTATATCTCTTGCTGTCTCTGAAATCCAATGAGCGTATGATGGTGAAGGTCAGGGTCCCTGAAGATGACCTTGAGGTCCCGACTGTGACTGATCTGTGGAAGGCAGCAACCTGGCCAGAACGCGAAGCCTACGACATGTTTGGAATAAGGTTCAAGGGGCATCCGGACCTTAGAAGGCTCTTGATGTGGGATGAGTTCCCTGCCTATCCATTGAGAAAGGATTATCCATTAGAGGGTCAGGGTGAAGAAAGAATTCTAATATATGATGCATAA
- a CDS encoding NADH-quinone oxidoreductase subunit B has translation MSNEIIKGPGWILTKLEWLINWGRKRSPWPLPYGTACCGIEMMAALASGYDMARFGAERPSFSPRQADVLIEAGTITKKMVPILRRIYDQMAEPKWVIAMGACACTGGVFRTYSTLQGIDQVIPVDVYVPGCPPRPEGLIYALMKIIEKIEKDHPLYNKAKEFERSERGCACS, from the coding sequence ATGAGTAACGAAATTATTAAAGGTCCAGGTTGGATTCTCACAAAGCTTGAATGGTTGATCAATTGGGGTAGGAAGCGTTCACCATGGCCGCTTCCGTATGGAACCGCATGTTGTGGTATCGAGATGATGGCAGCCTTGGCATCTGGCTATGATATGGCGCGTTTTGGTGCTGAGCGTCCGAGTTTTTCTCCAAGGCAGGCTGATGTGCTCATTGAGGCCGGAACTATTACAAAGAAGATGGTCCCAATACTTAGGCGCATCTATGACCAGATGGCCGAGCCCAAATGGGTGATTGCCATGGGTGCCTGTGCCTGTACTGGAGGTGTGTTCAGGACCTATTCAACCCTCCAGGGGATAGATCAGGTGATACCCGTGGATGTGTATGTGCCCGGGTGTCCGCCCCGGCCAGAAGGTCTTATCTATGCCCTCATGAAGATAATTGAGAAGATTGAAAAGGATCATCCTTTATATAATAAGGCCAAGGAATTTGAACGGTCTGAGAGGGGGTGCGCATGCAGTTAA
- a CDS encoding NADH-quinone oxidoreductase subunit A, with translation MMSGFETIVMYLGMSLLAIIGMLLISHLLGPFRPKPRKATTYECGVPLLHPSEKRYSVKYFLVGVLFLVFDLETVLIYPLALRYKSLAQYGWGVFFEIFVFVAVLLVGLVYALKKRAIDWE, from the coding sequence ATGATGAGCGGCTTTGAGACAATAGTAATGTATTTGGGCATGTCACTCCTTGCGATCATCGGCATGCTCCTTATATCTCATCTTCTTGGGCCGTTTCGGCCAAAACCAAGGAAGGCTACCACCTATGAATGTGGTGTTCCCTTATTGCATCCCAGTGAGAAGCGTTATTCCGTCAAATATTTTTTGGTTGGCGTGCTATTTTTGGTCTTCGATTTGGAGACCGTTCTGATTTATCCGTTGGCCCTACGGTATAAGAGCCTGGCTCAGTATGGCTGGGGCGTCTTTTTCGAAATATTTGTCTTTGTCGCAGTCCTGTTAGTGGGCCTAGTGTATGCATTGAAGAAGAGGGCCATTGATTGGGAATAG
- a CDS encoding Fur family transcriptional regulator → MKKMMRMTHQREIILEELKRLKTHPTADELYEIVKKRLPRISLATVYRNLDVLAELGIIQRIEVSGRQKRFDGNPEAHHHVRCLVCGRVADAELSQEPQVNFDSVKANGFKIIGFNLEFEGICPECVSKGKFKFFNNKADTIFNET, encoded by the coding sequence ATGAAAAAGATGATGCGCATGACCCATCAAAGGGAAATCATTCTAGAGGAACTAAAACGGCTGAAGACTCATCCGACAGCAGACGAGCTCTATGAAATTGTCAAAAAAAGGCTTCCACGGATAAGTCTTGCCACTGTGTACCGCAATTTAGACGTACTAGCCGAGCTAGGCATAATACAAAGGATAGAGGTATCTGGGAGGCAAAAACGCTTCGATGGAAATCCAGAGGCGCATCACCATGTGAGATGTCTTGTATGCGGTAGGGTGGCAGATGCGGAATTATCTCAGGAACCACAGGTGAATTTTGACTCAGTGAAGGCAAATGGCTTCAAAATCATCGGATTCAATCTGGAGTTTGAAGGAATCTGCCCTGAATGTGTTTCTAAAGGAAAATTTAAATTTTTTAACAATAAAGCCGACACAATCTTTAATGAAACGTAG
- a CDS encoding winged helix-turn-helix transcriptional regulator, which translates to MGCCKKSNCGPSLTDEQKKILEALSQSDDPLACKEIAEKVGLTGNQVSCRIRSLKSKGLVDSPVRCKYTITNEGRAAIGS; encoded by the coding sequence ATGGGTTGTTGCAAGAAATCAAACTGTGGACCATCTCTAACTGACGAACAAAAAAAGATTTTAGAAGCTCTTAGCCAATCTGACGACCCCCTGGCTTGTAAAGAGATTGCAGAGAAGGTGGGCCTTACTGGCAACCAGGTAAGTTGCAGAATCAGAAGTCTAAAGTCAAAAGGCCTAGTAGACAGCCCAGTTAGGTGCAAATACACCATCACCAATGAAGGCAGGGCGGCAATTGGTTCTTAA
- the rbr gene encoding rubrerythrin translates to MKSLKGTQTEKNLLTAFAGESQARNRYDFFAKQAKKEGYVQISKIFEETALQEKEHAKRIFKFLEGGDAEISASFPAGKIGTTLENLIEAAKGEHYEYSSMYPEFAKVARQEGFDEIADCLESIAVAEKQHEKRYLALVANIKNDTVFKKDKTVTWRCLNCGYVHEGPEPPQECPACAHKKEYFELLCENW, encoded by the coding sequence ATGAAAAGCTTAAAAGGCACTCAGACTGAAAAAAATCTACTTACTGCCTTTGCCGGTGAATCCCAGGCAAGAAACAGGTACGACTTTTTTGCAAAACAAGCCAAAAAAGAAGGTTATGTTCAAATCTCAAAGATATTTGAAGAGACCGCCCTCCAGGAAAAAGAACACGCCAAAAGGATATTTAAGTTCCTGGAGGGAGGCGATGCTGAAATAAGTGCAAGCTTCCCTGCTGGCAAGATAGGAACAACCCTTGAAAACCTCATAGAGGCTGCAAAGGGCGAACACTATGAATACTCCAGTATGTATCCAGAATTTGCCAAGGTTGCAAGACAAGAAGGGTTCGACGAAATAGCAGACTGCCTCGAGTCCATAGCTGTGGCTGAAAAACAACATGAAAAACGCTACTTAGCGCTAGTAGCCAATATCAAGAACGACACTGTATTCAAAAAGGATAAGACAGTCACCTGGAGATGTCTGAATTGTGGCTATGTGCATGAAGGACCGGAGCCACCCCAAGAGTGTCCTGCATGCGCCCACAAAAAGGAATATTTCGAGCTTTTATGTGAAAATTGGTAG
- a CDS encoding peroxiredoxin, whose product MCNLVTNPAPDFTATAVMPDNSFKEDFTLSSYKGKYVCLFFYPLDFTFVCPSEILAFNKRLQEFKDRNCEVIGVSVDSHYTHLAWKKTPVEQGGIGDIQYPLVSDLSKKISLAYGVLLGDVGVSLRGLFLIDKEGIVRHQLVNDLPLGRSVDEALRILDALQFFEQHGEVCPANWRPGEEAMKPTPEGVAEYLKKHAS is encoded by the coding sequence ATGTGTAATTTAGTAACTAATCCAGCCCCAGACTTTACAGCCACTGCAGTTATGCCTGATAACAGCTTCAAGGAAGACTTTACCCTCTCTTCTTACAAGGGAAAGTATGTCTGTCTCTTCTTTTATCCCCTAGATTTTACCTTTGTTTGTCCGTCTGAGATCCTTGCCTTCAACAAAAGGCTACAGGAGTTCAAAGACAGAAACTGCGAAGTAATTGGCGTCTCTGTAGATTCCCATTATACCCATCTTGCATGGAAAAAGACCCCTGTGGAACAAGGTGGGATTGGAGACATTCAGTACCCACTAGTCTCAGACCTATCTAAAAAGATTTCCTTAGCCTATGGCGTCCTCCTGGGAGACGTTGGAGTGTCCTTGAGAGGCCTTTTCCTCATCGACAAAGAGGGGATTGTCCGTCATCAGTTGGTCAACGATCTCCCACTAGGAAGGAGTGTTGACGAGGCCTTGAGGATCCTTGATGCATTACAATTTTTTGAACAACATGGAGAGGTTTGTCCTGCTAACTGGCGTCCTGGCGAGGAAGCCATGAAGCCAACCCCAGAAGGTGTTGCTGAGTACCTCAAAAAGCATGCATCGTAG
- a CDS encoding multiheme c-type cytochrome has translation MGKNLFLLIIAQFMFVHTVLAAEMGAFKETQFKTPESCSGCHKDIYQEWNESMMSKSFTHAWDEVEYFKLALPQSEQVKEVAGVKAGCIGCHSPLAFLTGDIPPKAVKENTRANEGVSCEICHYIIGSTEDEPFNFSYIIKAGREKYGNRSDAKSPAHKTAFSEFMRSPEFCATCHDEQSPYGAWVKSTYREWKQGPYAKEGTRCQDCHMYYSEGKSATTGKKRSDIAHHIFHGSHSKSKLRGAIDLALYTNRKELSPGSKLKLRAVLFNGKAGHKVPSGSSEERMLWLEVWAIDSNGKSHLLKVNKKGFPGEEFTIADPNALAYQAMGEIMKIQGFKGIERDGDVPAGSRIFRKPFFDPKGRMTICQWYTKDNTKVDYRIGPRETKIETYTWIIPDDIPEGELVIKANLLYSQVPSSVGKFLSLPEEEYSPILVNTDSLYIKIVK, from the coding sequence ATGGGAAAGAACCTTTTTTTGTTAATCATAGCACAGTTCATGTTTGTCCATACTGTGTTAGCGGCTGAAATGGGCGCGTTTAAGGAAACGCAGTTTAAAACGCCGGAGTCATGTTCAGGATGTCATAAAGATATCTATCAAGAATGGAATGAAAGCATGATGTCCAAGTCTTTCACCCACGCATGGGATGAAGTTGAATACTTCAAACTCGCACTTCCCCAATCAGAACAGGTGAAGGAAGTTGCCGGAGTCAAGGCCGGATGTATAGGTTGTCATAGCCCCCTTGCCTTTTTAACCGGAGACATCCCACCTAAAGCCGTAAAGGAAAACACCAGGGCAAATGAGGGAGTAAGCTGTGAGATCTGCCATTATATAATCGGTTCAACAGAAGACGAGCCCTTCAATTTTAGTTATATCATCAAGGCAGGAAGAGAAAAATATGGAAATAGATCCGATGCAAAGAGTCCTGCCCATAAAACTGCCTTCTCTGAGTTCATGAGGAGCCCAGAGTTTTGTGCAACCTGCCATGATGAACAATCCCCTTATGGTGCATGGGTGAAATCCACCTACAGGGAATGGAAACAAGGCCCTTATGCAAAAGAAGGCACCAGGTGTCAGGACTGCCATATGTACTATTCCGAAGGGAAAAGCGCCACTACAGGCAAAAAGAGAAGCGATATTGCCCACCACATATTCCATGGCTCCCATTCCAAAAGCAAGCTGAGAGGAGCTATCGACCTTGCTCTCTATACAAATCGAAAAGAACTTAGTCCTGGTTCAAAACTCAAACTTAGAGCAGTCCTATTTAATGGAAAGGCAGGGCACAAGGTGCCAAGCGGTTCCTCTGAAGAGAGGATGCTCTGGCTAGAGGTATGGGCCATCGACTCAAATGGAAAGAGCCATCTTTTGAAGGTGAACAAAAAGGGCTTCCCAGGAGAAGAATTCACCATTGCAGATCCAAATGCCCTCGCCTATCAGGCCATGGGTGAGATCATGAAGATTCAAGGCTTTAAAGGCATAGAAAGAGACGGCGATGTACCAGCGGGCTCCAGGATCTTTAGAAAGCCCTTTTTTGATCCAAAGGGCAGAATGACCATTTGTCAGTGGTATACCAAGGACAATACAAAGGTCGATTATAGAATAGGGCCTAGAGAGACCAAAATTGAGACCTATACATGGATAATTCCAGACGATATTCCCGAAGGTGAACTTGTTATCAAGGCAAATCTCCTCTACAGCCAGGTGCCTTCGTCTGTTGGAAAATTTTTGAGCTTGCCAGAAGAAGAATATAGCCCCATACTCGTAAATACAGATAGTCTTTACATAAAGATCGTAAAATAA